In Podospora pseudoanserina strain CBS 124.78 chromosome 5, whole genome shotgun sequence, a single window of DNA contains:
- a CDS encoding hypothetical protein (COG:G; EggNog:ENOG503NU3V; CAZy:GT20), with the protein MVQKPEDQQGSKGLPHRPQVPLRNDSFLPPHLRSSVTAVPVTPDITQETYESDNSNNSSGGQGPSRGDYFSRRVLDHAIAASPAPDSTNREGQSFHNKVTVGAQEGKNWMNRLTEATMAGRRESMSEFREISPDLALSGNIISATFNIPHSLKYRKGSDWELTPRRGQSALFDSFSYLSSDDSPWNHIVVAWTGEIETPTDTPSPPGTPPTTTVHLSALNHLSKPVPIDGVAPPTPPLVDGLWIPRDDMLRLENQLSHNKRIKTIPVWLADDSDGLDEGIRLKDQARWRRYAEHDLYTLFHYRQHEPTDGRAERVQWADYYRMNQKFANRILEVYKPGDIVIVHDYNLMLLPSMLRQRSPHMYISFYLHSPFPSSEFLRCLPRRKEVLEGVLGANLVGFQSYSYSRHFASCCTRILGFPSDTAGIDAYGGRVEIGVFPIGIDATKVASLAWTDEVNTKYGNLKKLYEGKKVIVGRDRLDTVRGVAQKLMAFERFLEMYPEWREKVVLIQVTSPTSIEEEGDGSESKIASRVSELIMKINGMYGSLGFSPVQHYAQYISQEEYFALLRAADIGLITSVRDGMNTTSLEYVICQRDTAGPLILSEFSGTAGSLKDAIHINPWDLSGVAEAINNALLMPKDKREAMQNSLLAHVTSKNVQFWIVGFLRRLVNVLGSRKNIISTPLLDRSEMLRRYRAAKKRLFMFDYDGTLTPIVREPSAAVPSERVITSLKALAADPQNAVWIISGRDQEFLSHHLGHISGLGFSAEHGSFMRNPGSTEWENLVEKFDMGWQEEVIAVFQKYTDKVPGSFIERKRCALTWHYRLADPEQGLHMSRECQKELEDTVARKWDVEVMPGKANIEVRPTFINKGEIAKRLVNTYNAELKALESHDESARKLEFVLCMGDDFTDEDMFRALNGLSAPNDGTAEVEAENTFSVTVGASTKVTLARWHVLEPQDVIECVALLAGVGGSGTGATDGVLSMGENNLAALAAVEDHIPEKL; encoded by the exons ATGGTGCAGAAACCAGAGGACCAACAAGGCTCGAAAGGCCTGCCTCATCGTCCCCAAGTGCCCTTACGAAACGACTCCTTCCTCCCGCCCCATCTCCGATCGTCAGTCACCGCCGTGCCCGTGACGCCCGACATCACCCAAGAGACGTACGAGTCGGATAACAGCAACAACTCGAGCGGTGGCCAAGGACCGTCCAGAGGGGACTACTTCTCGCGCAGAGTCCTTGACCACGCCATTGCCGCTTCTCCCGCTCCCGACAGCACAAACCGCGAAGGGCAGTCGTTCCATAACAAGGTGACTGTTGGTGCACAAGAGGGCAAGAATTGGATGAACAGGCTCACCGAAGCTACCATGGCCGGCCGCAGAGAGTCCATGTCCGAGTTTCGGGAGATCAGCCCGGATCTCGCGCTCAGTGGAAACATCATCTCAGCAACCTTTAACATCCCCCATTCGCTAAAGTACAGGAAAGGCTCCGACTGG GAGTTGACACCCCGCCGAGGCCAGTCGGCACTTTTCGACTCCTTTTCCTACCTCTCGTCGGACGACTCACCATGGAACCACATCGTTGTGGCCTGGACTGGCGAGATTGAGACCCCGACCGACACCCCGTCGCCTCCCGGCAcgccgcccaccaccacggtcCACCTCAGCGCTCTCAACCATCTCTCTAAGCCTGTGCCCATCGATGGCGTTGCCCCGCCCACCCCTCCGTTGGTCGACGGCCTCTGGATTCCCCGGGATGACATGCTGCGTCTCGAGAATCAGCTCTCCCACAACAAAAGAATAAAGACGATCCCCGTCTGGCTGGCCGACGACTCGGACGGGCTGGACGAGGGCATCCGCTTGAAGGACCAGGCAAGATGGAGACGCTATGCCGAGCACGACCTCTACACCCTCTTCCACTACAGACAACACGAGCCCACGGACGGCCGTGCTGAGAGAGTGCAATGGGCCGACTACTACCGCATGAACCAAAAGTTTGCTAACAGGATCCTTGAGGTCTACAAGCCCGGCGACATTGTCATTGTGCATGACTATAAcctgatgctgctgcctAGCATGCTGCGGCAACGGTCTCCTCACATGTACATCTCGTTTTACTTGCACTCGCCTTTCCCCAGCAGCGAGTTTCTGCGCTGTCTGCCACGGAGAAAAGAGGTCCTCGAGGGCGTGCTCGGCGCCAACCTGGTGGGGTTCCAAAGCTATAGCTACTCCCGCCACTTTGCCAGCTGCTGCACGCGCATTCTGGGCTTCCCATCCGACACGGCAGGAATCGACGCTTATGGAGGTCGAGTAGAGATCGGTGTGTTCCCCATTGGCATTGACGCAACCAAGGTGGCCAGTCTTGCATGGACAGACGAGGTCAACACTAAGTATGGGAACTTGAAGAAGTTGTacgagggcaagaaggtgATTGTGGGCCGTGACCGTCTGGATACTGTCCGCGGCGTCGCCCAGAAGCTGATGGCCTTTGAGCGGTTCCTCGAGATGTACCCCGAGTGGCGCGAGAAGGTCGTCCTTATTCAGGTCACTTCTCCCACCAgcattgaggaggagggagatggttcCGAGAGCAAGATCGCCAGCCGTGTGAGCGAACTTATTATGAAGATCAACGGCATGTACGGTTCGCTTGGATTCTCCCCTGTGCAGCACTACGCCCAGTACATCAGCCAAGAAGAGTACTTTGCTCTCCTCCGCGCCGCCGACATCGGCCTCATCACCTCGGTCAGAGACGGCATGAATACTACTTCGTTGGAGTATGTTATTTGCCAGCGCGACACTGCCGGTCCCCTGATTCTCTCCGAGTTCAGTGGCACAGCCGGCTCTCTCAAGGACGCGATTCACATCAACCCATGGGATTTGTCGGGCGTCGCCGAAGCCATCAACAATGCTCTTCTCATGCCAAAAGACAAGCGCGAGGCAATGCAGAATAGTCTGCTGGCTCACGTCACCAGCAAGAATGTGCAGTTCTGGATTGTTGGTTTCCTCAGGCGCTTGGTCAATGTTCTTGGTAGCCGCAAGAACATCATCTCGACTCCTCTTCTGGACCGCTCCGAGATGCTTAGAAGGTACCGGGCGGCCAAGAAGCGCCTGTTCATGTTCGACTATGACGGCACGCTCACCCCCATAGTGCGGGAGCCCAGCGCTGCTGTTCCTTCGGAGCGCGTCATCACCAGCTTGAAGGCGCTTGCTGCCGACCCCCAGAATGCCGTCTGGATTATCTCTGGCCGCGACCAGGAGTTCCTGTCTCATCATCTGGGCCACATTTCGGGTCTTGGCTTCAGTGCCGAGCATGGCAGTTTCATGAGAAACCCAGGCTCGACCGAGTGGGAGAATCTGGTGGAGAAGTTCGACATGGGCTGGCAAGAGGAGGTCATTGCCGTGTTCCAGAAATACACGGACAAGGTCCCGG GATCGTTTATTGAACGAAAACGGTGCGCTTTGACGTGGCATTACCGCCTGGCCGATCCCGAACAAGGCCTCCACATGTCACGCGAATGCCAAAAGGAGCTTGAAGACACCGTGGCTCGCAAGTGGGATGTGGAAGTGATGCCCGGAAAGGCCAATATTGAGGTTCGCCCTACATTTATCAACAAGGGAGAGATCGCGAAGCGCCTTGTCAACACGTACAATGCTGAGCTCAAGGCTCTCGAGTCCCACGACGAATCGGCCCGCAAGCTCGAATTTGTTCTCTGCATGGGAGACGACTTTACCGACGAGGACATGTTCCGTGCCCTCAACGGCCTGTCTGCGCCCAACGATGGCACAGCCGAGGTGGAGGCAGAGAACACCTTTTCCGTGACCGTTGGAGCCAGCACCAAGGTTACGCTGGCCAGGTGGCATGTGTTGGAGCCGCAAGACGTTATTGAGTGTGTTGCGCTTCTTGCGGGTGTTGGCGGCAGCGGGACGGGCGCCACAGACGGTGTCTTGAGCATGGGGGAGAACAACCTGGCAGCGCTGGCGGCTGTGGAGGACCACATCCCCGAGAAGCTTTGA
- a CDS encoding hypothetical protein (EggNog:ENOG503P1IY; COG:S), whose amino-acid sequence MVLRPHHFSAVSKRIITPAFTRPLSASPRFFKMADHKNENNKRSRGDEPHQYQASSRTDREEDQWKFRAPYKIHDKGENFDVKWKGKCHCGAVQYELSREKPLASKYCHCTTCQRMHGAPFQWAAIFHKEDINFTNGHHDLGWYDPTAKSTTHHLPCKVQCAYCRTPIMDEGRNMILLFPTLIEGINTKKGREAFAAQCHMFYPQRVVDIKDGLPKFSRLADESDLCDEETGEVMEGTNPKKDKEKEKKKE is encoded by the exons ATGGTACTCCGTCCTCACCACTTCTCAGCCGTCTCGAAGCGGATCATCACTCCTGCATTCACACGCCCTCTCTCAGCTTCCCCTCGATTTTTCAAAATGGCCGACCACAAAAACGAAAACAACAAGCGCAGCCGCGGCGACGAGCCTCACCAGTACCAGGCCAGCTCCCGGACCGACCGCGAGGAGGACCAGTGGAAGTTCCGCGCCCCGTACAAGATCCACGACAAGGGCGAGAACTTTGACGTCAAGTGGAAGGGCAAGTGCCACTGCGGTGCGGTGCAGTATGAGCTGTCGAGGGAGAAGCCGCTGGCGAGCAAGTACTGCCATTGCACTACCTGTCAGAGGATGCACGGG GCACCCTTTCAATGGGCAGCGATTTTCCACAAGGAAGATATCAACTTTACCAATGGGCATCACGATCTGGGGTGGTACGACCCTACCGCCAAGTCGACTACTCACCATCTCCCGTGCAAAGTGCAGTGTGCCTACTGCCGGACGCCGATCATGGACGAGGGGAGGAATATGATTTTGTTGTTCCCTACGTTGATTGAGGGgatcaacaccaagaaggggagggaggcgtttGCGGCGCAGTGTCACATGTTTTATCCgcagagggtggtggatatcaAGGATGGGTTGCCAAAGTTTAGCAGGCTGGCGGACGAGAGCGACCTATGTGATGAGGAGActggggaggtgatggaggggactAACCCGAAGAAGGAtaaggagaaagagaagaagaaggagtaG
- a CDS encoding hypothetical protein (COG:S; EggNog:ENOG503NUF1) has product MLKSPALPIQPPPPPPPRITTMTTLTVLPSVTTKPYDIVAAAEALLEDAKRLAVTIDQGSDNVPLRRKLAQTARTLAVETSHPLDAVKDEWLTTSGIAVWSLLTSWKAFDLIPLTAPGYITYADLARQLDADESLITRLITHLIATGKLSPGPVPNSVSHSRLSPLYISTNPVSDLAVIAVGNGFKPFFQWPDYFSKYGRREPLGQTHTPFSFAWGHAELPPWEVKALYPEYSASFKRSMQAKNIFGGDIPITGGGALYDVSWVGSKTPTDENTVKIVDVGGGMGHLVKELLENVQGLKPQECVLQDRPDVIEGVEKMGDPGLKGVRFMSHDFHERQPVRGAWVYVLRRILLDYSDDLAVNILKQVAGALPDVDKDVRVLIVEFKLFEGIGQPPQNTHVDLMMFNLGGKLRNERMYRDLVEKAGMKVVKYHVRAGDPHCVVECAKA; this is encoded by the exons ATGCTGAAATCACCTGCTTTACCaatccaaccaccaccaccaccaccacctaggATCACAACAATGACGACTTTAACAGTGTTACCGTCGGTGACCACCAAGCCCTACGACATCGTCGCCGCAGCTGAAGCCCTCCTAGAAGACGCCAAACGTCTGGCCGTCACCATCGACCAAGGCAGCGATAATGTCCCCCTCCGTCGCAAACTCGCCCAGACCGCCCGCACACTTGCCGTTGAAACATCGCACCCTCTTGACGCCGTAAAAGACGAATGGCTCACCACCTCCGGTATTGCCGTCTGGTCGTTGCTTACCTCGTGGAAGGCCTTTGACTTGATCCCCCTCACCGCACCAGGTTACATCACCTATGCCGACCTGGCCCGCCAGCTAGACGCCGATGAGTCGTTGATCA CACGGctcatcacccacctcatCGCGACAGGCAAACTCTCCCCTGGCCCAGTTCCGAACTCGGTCTCCCATTCTAGGCTGTCACCTCTCTacatctccaccaaccccgttTCGGACCTCGCTGTGATTGCTGTAGGCAACGGATTCAAGCCCTTCTTCCAATGGCCGGATTATTTCTCCAAGTATGGCCGCCGCGAGCCGCTTGGACAGACTCACACGCCGTTTTCGTTTGCTTGGGGCCATGCTGAGCTTCCTCCGTGGGAAGTCAAGGCTTTGTATCCCGAGTACAGCGCTTCGTTCAAGCGATCGATGCAGGCCAAGAATATCTTTGGGGGGGATATACCCATTACCGGGGGGGGGGCGTTGTATGACGTTTCTTGGGTGGGTTCCAAGACACCAACGGATGAAAACACAGTCAAGATTgtggatgtgggagggggaatgggGCATTTGGTGAAGGAACTGCTGGAAAATGTGCAGGGATTGAAGCCACAAGAGTGTGTGCTTCAGGACCGACCTGATGTgattgagggggtggagaagaTGGGTGATCCAGGGCTGAAAGGGGTGAGGTTCATGAGCCATGATTTCCATGAGAGGCAGCCTGTGAGAGGCGCATGGGTGTATGTCTTGAGAAGGATCCTGCTTGATTACTCTGATGACCTGGCAGTCAACATTCTCAAGCAGGTGGCTGGTGCGCTGCCTGACGTCGACAAGGACGTGAGGGTTTTGATTGTTGAGTTCAAGCTATTCGAGGGGATCGGTCAGCCACCGCAGAATACGCACGTCGATTTGATGATGTTCAATCTGGGGGGCAAGCTGAGGAATGAGAGGATGTATAGGGATTTGGTTGAGAAGGCTGGgatgaaggtggtgaagTATCATGTCCGGGCGGGTGATCCGCATTGTGTGGTTGAATGCGCCAAGGCTTGA
- the SET5_3 gene encoding SET domain-containing protein 5 (EggNog:ENOG503NX13; COG:B), giving the protein MLLTQVLVPLTLFGQSPLGPPPQTCPPNEVINYISTCPKHPHIIPAPGCTAKASTIRLPWAVGSLCHRTGDKEYCVYMLPNFNDGKGISLVTTSSVICSVSTLPHHDKWWSTPNTANTPDLLEVKPIEGKGLGVVAANRTIRKNTRVMVDAPGLMIEHGAFTKLRTEMLADLIHEAASMLPYPSREDFFALSGAEGLLRNSKESALAIVGKNAFHTKIEDIEFHAVFLDVSRVNHACSPNAAYHFDPLTMRKSLITVRDIHPGEELTIGYVDLTQPSQTRQASLSHWNFTCSCPRCTQASRRQKESDDRTAQLVNIRNELDQYDHGVEDGPGMAELLTILYELEGLEARLHEAYYRTAIEFNGIGNKWEAIKFARLCLERGLLLKDETRPFVSEMKALIEDAEGHWSWRFRLGVGHQD; this is encoded by the exons atgcTACTTACTCAAGTATTAGTCCCTCTAACACTCTTTGGACAGTCCCCCCTCGGTCCGCCACCCCAAACCTGCCCCCCAAATGAAGTCATCAACTACATCTCCACATGCCCCAAGCATCCACATATTATACCAGCGCCAGGATGCACCGCTAAGGCCAGCACAATCAGGCTGCCCTGGGCCGTCGGCTCTCTCTGCCATCGCACTGGCGACAAGGAATATTGCGTCTATATGCTTCCAAACTTCAACGATGGAAAGGGGATATCACTTGTGACTACCTCGTCCGTCATCTGCTCGGTTTCGACCCTACCTCATCACGACAAATGGTGGAGCACTCCCAACACTGCCAACACACCAGACCTGTTAGAGGTCAAGCCCATCGAAGGCAAGGGTCTAGGCGTGGTCGCAGCCAACAGAACCATCAGGAAAAACACCAGAGTGATGGTCGATGCGCCAGGGTTGATGATTGAGCACGGGGCTTTCACCAAGTTGAGAACAGAAATGCTGGCTGATTTGATTCACGAAGCGGCTAGCATGTTGCCATATCCCTCGCGCGAGGATTTCTTCGCCTTATCAGGGGCTGAGGGATTACTCCGAAATTCGAAGGAGAGCGCTCTGGCGATTGTTGGGAAGAATGCGTTCCATACCAAGATTGAGGACATAGAATTTCATGCTGTCTTTTTGGATG TGTCTAGAGTCAACCACGCCTGCAGCCCCAATGCTGCTTACCATTTTGATCCGCTGACCATGCGAAAGAGTCTTATCACAGTGCGGGATATCCACCCAGGAGAAGAGCTGACGATAGGATACGTCGA CTTGACGCAGCCCTCTCAGACTCGACAGGCATCCCTCTCACACTGGAACTTCACTTGCTCCTGCCCTCGATGCACCCAAGCATCTCGTCGCCAGAAAGAATCAGATGATCGCACAGCCCAGCTTGTAAACATCAGAAACGAGCTGGACCAGTACGATCACGGTGTTGAAGACGGCCCCGGGATGGCAGAACTCTTGACCATTCTCTATGAACTTGAGGGCCTAGAGGCTAGGCTGCACGAGGCATATTACCGCACCGCAATCGAGTTCAATGGTATCGGAAATAAGTGGGAAGCGATCAAGTTCGCGAGGCTGTGTTTGGAAAGAGGTCTCCTGTTGAAGGACGAGACCCGACCGTTTGTCAGTGAAATGAAGGCCTTGATCGAGGACGCCGAGGGACATTGGAGCTGGCGGTTCCGGTTGGGTGTTGGTCACCAGGACTGA
- a CDS encoding hypothetical protein (EggNog:ENOG50KOG1072; COG:J): MDKNDRFLSSDEKLLETGLFSDVVVKCGDKEWKLHKAILCTRSVWFEKALTGKFEEATSGVITIQDFEPEAVEWVIRYIYTGVCDIATLRGPEKMTMTNFVTCFEVHSVADFFALGPLAKIALDTLTAEFDTKLPAIQLQQESCKEWLPELCEAIRLVYEDIPISDTAVTSIRKAFVSFIHTARYYFMKEPRFTKFLDEEAPLLSLDLFRAMRATGDFIAHPLDPYCSFCKNKPSRAEKGYYTHIAPEPLKLTACCSNCAVKKDFPSGMQDWLAKDTRALG, from the exons ATGGATAAAAACGATAGATTCCTCTCCTCTGACGAGAAGCTGCTGGAGACCGGGCTATTCTCTGATGTCGTTGTCAAGTGTGGAGACAAAGAGTGGAAGCTTCACAAGGCCATTCTGTG CACCCGCAGTGTCTGGTTCGAGAAGGCCCTGACCGGGAAATTTGAGGAGGCAACCAGCGGTGTTATCACCATTCAGGACTTTGAGCCCGAGGCTGTTGAATGGGTCATCCGGTACATCTACACCGGCGTCTGCGACATTGCCACCCTTCGGGGCCCTGAGAAAATGACCATGACCAACTTTGTCACATGCTTCGAGGTTCACAGTGTCGCCGACTTCTTTGCCCTGGGCCCACTGGCCAAGATTGCTCTCGACACTCTGACCGCTGAGTTCGATACCAAACTCCCCGCCATCCAGCTGCAACAAGAGTCTTGCAAGGAGTGGCTCCCTGAGCTCTGCGAGGCCATCCGCCTGGTCTACGAAGACATTCCCATCAGCGACACGGCCGTGACCTCTATTCGCAAGGCGTTCGTGTCGTTCATTCACACGGCACGGTACTATTTCATGAAGGAGCCTCGGTTCACCAAGTTTCTCGATGAGGAAGCTCCGCTGTTGTCTTTGGACTTGTTTCGAGCCATGAGAGCAACGGGAGACTTCATCGCCCACCCGCTAGACCCGTACTGCTCTTTTTGCAAGAACAAGCCCAGCCGAGCAGAGAAGGGCTACTACACGCATATTGCCCCGGAGCCGCTCAAGCTCACTGCCTGCTGCTCAAACTGCGCTGTCAAGAAGGACTTTCCCAGCGGCATGCAGGACTGGCTTGCGAAGGACACTCGTGCTTTGGGTTAG
- a CDS encoding hypothetical protein (EggNog:ENOG503P4KP; COG:M), whose translation MRFSAILSLLSATAAVANNAVPALWDGSCYYPASDPAFNVTSYLGRWYQVAGTIAPYTRNCKCIFAQYGLNDNGSIAVNNSCQAGTRAVNIVGAASPAEPQYGATGVFRVQFPNERPPDCPGPNYIVQDYTGEFSLVQSNNFTTLFILSREQHPDEKVLDAWIARAGLLGSDLSQVVKTDQTDCLYT comes from the exons ATGCGTTTTtccgccatcctctccctcctctcggCCACCGCTGCCGTGGCCAACAACGCTGTTCCCGCCCTCTGGGACGGTAGCTGCTACTATCCCGCCTCGGATCCTGCCTTCAACGTCACCAGCTACCTCGGCCGCTGGTATCAGGTCGCCGGCACCATCGCTCCCTACACCCGCAACTGCAAGTGCATCTTTGCCCAGTACGGCTTGAACGACAACGGCAGCATCGCCGTCAACAACAGCTGCCAAGCCGGCACCCGCGCTGTCAACATTGTCGGcgctgcttctcctgctgAGCCTCAGTATGGTGCCACTGGCGTGTTCCGCGTCCAGTTCCCCAACGAGAGACCTCCTGATTGCCCCGGTCCCAACTACATCGTCCAGGACTACACCGGCGAGTTCTCGCTCGTGCAAAGCAACAACTTTACCACCCTGTTCATCTTGAGCAGGGAGCAGCATCCGGATGAGAAGGTTCTTGAT GCCTGGATTGCCCGCGCTGGTCTCCTCGGATCCGACCTTTCTCAGGTTGTCAAGACGGACCAGACTGACTGCCTCTATACTTGA
- a CDS encoding hypothetical protein (EggNog:ENOG503P5TP): MHPSNPFSSQEPASKNASGPLRVPLPNEPSPLLCIDVEINGHPITALASMANENSIISLELAEQLSLPIESREFKHPVRLLNGTIAKGDGTVQVAITRRDHEQHGYLPGLQKCDVLPGSIYPLVLGQTSLLFYLQAVPYWREWYRLLSPDPPPEFDFKIRMSLPRPPLGDRTVFISAVGHLAFDDLGGDLAGDDVPFVLDGASTCCIISGNYARFRGMDMEELPPGEAYTMVFIDGSTAECSIVVRGVEWTPWGNPGAGYIIRGRTCFVDFLVVEECPATVILGSSYLDAFGILEGPEKVPDLESFQITSLGFAPSLEQYPEVSWLSKGTRPGVKVGDTWFEVELQVGVAMVERGAESGLDSKAASEKPAVQDIGQ, translated from the coding sequence ATGCATCCCAGCAACCCATTTTCCTCGCAAGAACCAGCCAGCAAGAACGCCTCCGGTCCCTTGCGAGTACCCCTCCCCAACGAGCCATCTCCCCTGCTATGTATCGACGTCGAAATCAACGGCCACCCCATCACCGCACTGGCGTCCATGGCAAACGAGAACTCAATCATATCCCTCGAGCTAGCCGAACAGCTCTCCCTGCCCATTGAATCGCGAGAATTCAAACACCCTGTCCGCTTGCTCAACGGCACAATCGCCAAGGGGGATGGGACGGTCCAAGTAGCCATCACGCGCCGCGATCACGAGCAGCACGGGTACCTACCAGGGCTCCAGAAGTGTGATGTCTTGCCGGGAAGTATTTACCCCCTCGTGCTGGGACAAACGAGCCTCTTGTTTTACTTGCAGGCGGTCCCCTATTGGCGTGAATGGTATAGGCTTCTATCCCCAGACCCCCCGCCGGAGTTTGACTTCAAGATTCGAATGTCTCTACCCAGGCCCCCGCTGGGGGATAGGACCGTGTTTATCAGTGCGGTTGGGCATCTGGCGTTTGATGATTTGGGTGGGGACCTTGCCGGTGATGACGTCCCGTTTGTGTTGGATGGTGCGAGTACTTGTTGTATCATCTCTGGGAATTACGCCAGGTTCAGGGGGATGGACATGGAGGAGCTCCCTCCGGGCGAGGCTTACACCATGGTTTTTATTGATGGGTCAACCGCGGAATGCTCGATAGTTGTCAGGGGGGTGGAGTGGACGCCTTGGGGCAATCCAGGGGCTGGATATATTATCAGAGGCCGGACTTGTTTTGTGGActttcttgttgttgaggaatgCCCGGCTACGGTTATTCTTGGGAGTAGCTATCTTGACGCGTTTGGGATATTGGAGGGGCCGGAGAAGGTTCCTGATCTCGAAAGCTTCCAGATTACTTCTCTGGGCTTCGCACCGTCACTGGAACAGTACCCTGAAGTTTCGTGGCTGTCGAAAGGAACGCGACCTGGCGTGAAGGTGGGGGATACGTGGTTCGAAGTTGAGCTGCAGGTAGGGGTGGCAATGGTCGAAAGGGGCGCAGAAAGTGGTCTTGACAGCAAGGCGGCCAGTGAAAAACCGGCCGTTCAAGACATTGGTCAGTGA
- a CDS encoding hypothetical protein (COG:C; COG:H; EggNog:ENOG503NZG1): MATSQDRVLIVGAGSSGLLIAQVLKKAGIPATVFEQDTSPTSRHRDWNFGIYWAQSRLEECLPPNLHDLVKSTQTDPNYEPSVDEKLNIFNGHTGEMMNSLPAPYSMRIRRRPWLELLKTGIDVRYGKRLSSVSVTDISMTIAFEDGTSETGTLLIGAEGAHSPTREFLFRRSPHEAALLSCPIVTTATLTTFPKEIAGELAKLHLKHIITFDPAGMIVWIGVVHNRTPTDCTYMILVSWESQEETGLREAGSDAILADLKCRAEKLASPFKDAIQSVPNGTRAWHARLSYWPTKPWDNHNGKVTLAGDAAHPMTFHRGQGLGNAITDAAEFQTCLSSSSNNLVEAVAKYEKEMWARGFEAVKVNLENSIALHDWKKVLLSPFYKAGIKRDAEVGVSEEGKVDEKGQAKGGEGGLFDE; encoded by the exons ATGGCCACATCACAAGACAGGGTTTTGATCGTCGGAGCAG GATCATCGGGCTTGCTCATTGCCCAGGTTCTCAAGAAG GCCGGCATCCCAGCCACAGTCTTCGAGCAAGACACCTCGCCCACGTCCCGCCACCGCGACTGGAACTTTGGCATCTACTGGGCCCAGTCCCGGCTCGAAGAATGTCTCCCCCCAAATCTACACGACCTGGTCAAGTCAACACAGACAGATCCGAACTATGAGCCGTCGGTGGATGAGAAgctcaacatcttcaacggCCACACTGGCGAGATGATGAACAGCCTCCCCGCACCATACAGCATGCGGATCCGGCGCAGGCCTTGGTTGGAGCTTCTCAAGACTGGAATTGATGTGCGCTATGGCAAAAGGCTTTCCAGCGTGTCTGTCACGGATATCAGTATGACGATAGCCTTCGAAGATGGGACATCTGAAACTGGCACTTTGCTCATCGGTGCGGAGGGAGCTCACAGTCCCACTCGAGAGTTTCTCTTCCGGAGGTCGCCCCACGAGGCAGCGTTGCTTAGCTGTCCTATTGTCACGACGGCTACTTTGACGACGTTTCCTAAGGAGATTGCAGGAGAGCTTGCCAAGTTGCACCTTAAACATATCATTACGTTTGACCCGGCGGGGATGATTGTTTGGATAGGGG TAGTCCACAACCGAACACCAACGGACTGCACTTACATGATTCTCGTCAGCTGGGAGTCACAAGAAGAGACTGGGCTGAGGGAAGCCGGCAGCGATGCCATCTTGGCTGACCTAAAGTGTCGAGCTGAGAAGCTGGCATCCCCCTTCAAAGACGCCATCCAGAGCGTGCCAAATGGGACGAGAGCTTG GCACGCCCGGCTCTCCTACTGGCCCACCAAGCCCTGGGATAACCACAACGGAAAAGTAACCCTGGCAGGCGATGCAGCGCACCCCATGACGTTCC ACCGAGGCCAAGGCCTAGGCAACGCCATCACCGATGCGGCCGAGTTCCAGACCTGTTTGTCGtcctccagcaacaaccttgTCGAAGCGGTAGCTAAGTACGAAAAGGAGATGTGGGCGAGGGGTTTCGAGGCGGTAAAGGTGAACTTGGAGAATAGTATCGCGTTGCATGACTGGaagaaggtgttgttgagtcCATTTTACAAGGCTGGTATCAAGAGGGACGCGGAAGTTGGGGTGAGTGAGGAAGGCAAAGTGGACGAGAAGGGGCAAGCGAagggtggcgaggggggGCTATTTGATGAGTGA